The Vicia villosa cultivar HV-30 ecotype Madison, WI linkage group LG1, Vvil1.0, whole genome shotgun sequence genome includes a region encoding these proteins:
- the LOC131599812 gene encoding putative pectate lyase 2, translated as MAISSSLLSLSFFLLTIALTFVNAHSKDYYYNTNKPNLNVIDSCWRAKPNWSSNRKALADCAIGFGKDAIGGKYGAIYIVTDSSDDPVTPKQGTLRYGAIQTKPLWIIFDRDMVIRLKNELIMNSYKTIDGRGVKVEIGNGPCITIQGVNHVIIHGISIHDCKPSNAGLVRSSPDHVGHRQGADGDAISIFASSNIWIDHCFLARSSDGLIDIIHASTAVTVSNNYFTQHDKVMLLGHNDEYTADKIMKVTIVFNRFASGLIERMPRVRFGYAHVANNQYDEWKMYAIGGSANPTILSEGNFFTAPNDHNSKQVTKRETKGKGNWKSWKWRSSKDVFSNGAYFVPSGYGSCAPNYTPSQSFTAVPGYMVPAITLNAGPLNCYVGRSC; from the exons ATGGCCATTTCATCTTCACTTCTCTCACTTTCATTTTTCCTACTAACAATTGCTTTAACTTTTGTTAATGCACATTCAAAAGACTACTACTATAACACTAATAAACCAAACCTCAATGTGATAGATTCGTGTTGGCGCGCCAaaccgaattggtcatcaaaccgAAAAGCCTTAGCTGATTGTGCTATTGGTTTTGGCAAAGATGCAATTGGAGGCAAATATGGTGCAATATATATAGTTACTGATTCATCTGATGATCCTGTGACTCCGAAACAAGGTACACTTCGTTATGGCGCGATACAAACGAAGCCGCTTTGGATTATTTTCGATAGGGACATGGTTATTAGATTGAAGAATGAACTTATTATGAATAGTTATAAGACTATTGATGGTAGAGGAGTGAAAGTTGAGATTGGAAATGGACCTTGTATTACAATACAAGGTGTGAATCATGTGATTATACATGGAATTAGTATTCATGATTGTAAACCGAGTAATGCCGGACTTGTTAGAAGTAGTCCTGATCATGTTGGTCATCGACAAGGCGCGGATGGTGATGCTATTAGTATATTTGCTTCCTCGAATATTTGGATTGATCATTGCTTTTTGGCTAGAAGTAGTGATGGATTGATTGATATTATTCATGCTTCAACTGCTGTTACTGTTTCTAACAATTACTTCACTCAGCATGACAAA GTTATGTTGCTAGGACACAATGATGAATACACCGCGGATAAAATAATGAAAGTAACAATAGTTTTCAATCGGTTCGCTAGTGGACTAATCGAAAGAATGCCAAG GGTGAGATTTGGTTATGCACATGTGGCGAACAACCAGTATGATGAGTGGAAAATGTATGCTATAGGAGGAAGTGCTAACCCAACAATTTTAAGTGAAGGGAACTTTTTTACAGCACCAAATGACCATAATTCAAAACag GTTACAAAGAGAGAAACAAAGGGAAAGGGGAATTGGAAAAGCTGGAAATGGAGATCTTCAAAAGATGTGTTCTCAAATGGTGCTTATTTTGTACCATCTGGTTATGGAAGTTGTGCACCAAATTATACACCTTCTCAATCTTTTACTGCTGTTCCAGGTTATATGGTGCCTGCTATAACACTCAATGCAGGTCCATTGAATTGCTATGTTGGAAGATCATGTTAA
- the LOC131599821 gene encoding uncharacterized protein LOC131599821, which translates to MFLSIHSSQTMSFHSISLLLTILQLTLTNSQSTLCRTSCGSIPIQYPFSIDDGCGSPYYRYILSCSQSSDHSHSLQLRTPSGSYLVHHVSYIDPHIVVTDPFMWNCEDGESYRPTRPFSLDTSTRFKLSPQNQYLFFNCSEEKVIVKPKPVFCEKFPEHCDSSCDSASYLCRHLPMCSFAMSGSSCCSYYPKASESLRLMLMYCSSYASVYWRNVGAPQPYDQAPEYGIRVDFDVPVTTRCLQCQDQSKGGGGTCGFDTQTQSFMCLCKEGNFTTHCNDYDSARHNRNVHVIAGTVTGISAFGAVGIGGFIWYIKKVRAKAPVTCGVQTNENRLF; encoded by the exons ATGTTCTTATCCATTCATTCATCTCAAACAATGAGTTTCCACTCAATCTCATTACTACTAACAATACTTCAACTCACACTAACAAATTCTCAATCCACACTTTGTAGAACTTCATGTGGTTCCATTCCAATTCAATATCCTTTTTCCATTGATGATGGTTGTGGAAGTCCTTATTACAGATACATTCTCTCTTGTTCTCAATCTTCTGATCATTCACATAGCCTTCAACTAAGAACACCTTCTGGTAGTTACCTTGTTCATCACGTTAGCTATATTGATCCACACATTGTTGTCACTGATCCATTCATGTGGAACTGTGAAGACGGTGAAAGTTATCGTCCCACGAGACCGTTTAGTTTGGACACAAGCACGCGGTTCAAGCTTTCGCCTCAAAATCAGTATCTTTTCTTCAATTGTAGTGAAGAGAAAGTTATTGTTAAGCCAAAGCCTGTGTTTTGTGAAAAGTTTCCTGAACACTGTGATTCTTCTTGTGACAGTGCTAGTTATCTTTGCAGGCATTTGCCAATGTGTTCTTTTGCTATGAGTGGTAGTTCTTGTTGTTCTTATTATCCTAAAGCTAGTGAATCTTTGAGGTTGATGCTTATGTATTGCTCAAGTTATGCTAGTGTTTATTGGAGAAATGTTGGTGCTCCTCAACCTTATGATCAAGCTCCTGAATATGGGATTAGAGTTGATTTTGATGTTCCGGTTACAACGCGGTGTTTACAATGTCAGGATCAATCTAAAGGTGGTGGTGGAACTTGTGGATTTGATACACAAACTCAGAGTTTCATGTGTTTATGTAAGGAAGGAAATTTCACCACTCATTGCAATG ATTATGATAGTGCAAGGCACAATAGGAATGTCCATGTAATTGCAGGGACAGTTACTGGTATTTCGGCTTTCGGAGCAGTTGGAATTGGAGGTTTTATTTGGTACATAAAGAAAGTGAGAGCTAAAGCACCAGTAACATGTGGAGTTCAAACCAATGAAAACAGGCTTTTCTAG